Part of the Pseudomonadales bacterium genome, GCGTCGCACATAAGAAACAATCGACTCGTCGAAACGATCGCCGCCAACCCGCACAGAGTCAGAGTATACAATGCCATTCAATGAGATGATCGCGATTTCGGTGGTGCCGCCGCCAATGTCTACCACCATTGAACCTGAGGCATCTTCAACTTGCAGCCCGGCACCAATCGCAGCAGCCATAGGCTCTTCTATCAAGCGCACCTCACGTGCACCAGCACCGTAGGCCGACTCGCGAATCGCACGACGCTCCACTTGGGTTGACTGACAAGGCACGCAAATGAGCACCCGCGGGCGCGGCGGCAGCATATTGTTCTCATGAACTTTTGCAATAAAATGCTGCAGCATTTTTTCTGTCACTTGAAAGTCTGCAATAACGCCGTCTTTGAGTGGGCGGATGGCGGTAATATTACCCGGCGTACGACCCAACATACGTTTCGCATCTGAGCCAACGGCCTCAATAATTTTTTGTCCATTATGCATGCGAATAGCCACGACTGATGGCTCGTCTAAGACAATACCTTTTTCACGCACATATATCAGCGTGTTTGCCGTACCTAAATCGATG contains:
- a CDS encoding rod shape-determining protein produces the protein MFKRLLGMFSNDLSIDLGTANTLIYVREKGIVLDEPSVVAIRMHNGQKIIEAVGSDAKRMLGRTPGNITAIRPLKDGVIADFQVTEKMLQHFIAKVHENNMLPPRPRVLICVPCQSTQVERRAIRESAYGAGAREVRLIEEPMAAAIGAGLQVEDASGSMVVDIGGGTTEIAIISLNGIVYSDSVRVGGDRFDESIVSYVRRKYGSLIGDATAERIKEQIGSAFPSSEKLEIDVRGRNLAEGVPRSFTLNSDEVLEALQEPLAAIVSSVKSALEQSPPELASDIAERGIVLTGGGALLKNLDKLLAEETGLPVWIAEDPLTCVAQGGGKAMAIMDMHKLDLLSTD